Proteins from one Catenuloplanes atrovinosus genomic window:
- a CDS encoding helix-turn-helix domain-containing protein: MGTHPTVRRRRLASELRRLREAADLTIEQAAAEAKVSKSTLSRIETAQIRVQPRTVGTLLRVYGVGGEVRAALVQLARDAREHGWWVDYSGSMPQWFAGYVAFEDEASGFQIVDIQLVTGLLQTPDYARAVIAAEFPEDSPERIDERVELRLARQAILRRETPPKLWLILDESVTERVIGGPEVMAAQLRHLADTSQLPNVTIQVLPFNQGPYAGMGVGFTIMEFANPGDPTVVYLENLSGALLLDSPEHVATHATAYDHMRAIALSPVDSVKLLSVKADAFAPR; encoded by the coding sequence ATGGGAACCCATCCGACGGTGCGGCGGCGCCGGCTCGCATCCGAGCTGCGGCGGCTGCGGGAGGCGGCGGACCTGACCATCGAGCAGGCCGCCGCCGAGGCGAAGGTCAGCAAGTCCACGCTGTCCCGGATCGAGACGGCACAGATCCGGGTCCAGCCGCGCACGGTCGGCACGCTGCTGCGCGTCTACGGCGTGGGCGGCGAGGTGCGCGCCGCGCTGGTGCAACTGGCGCGGGACGCGCGCGAGCACGGGTGGTGGGTGGACTACTCCGGCTCGATGCCACAGTGGTTCGCCGGGTACGTGGCGTTCGAGGACGAGGCCTCCGGCTTCCAGATCGTGGACATCCAGCTGGTGACCGGCCTGTTGCAGACGCCGGACTACGCGCGGGCCGTGATCGCCGCGGAGTTCCCGGAGGACTCGCCGGAGCGCATCGACGAGCGGGTGGAGCTGCGGCTGGCGCGGCAGGCGATCCTGCGCCGGGAGACGCCGCCGAAGCTGTGGCTGATCCTGGACGAGTCCGTCACGGAGCGCGTCATCGGTGGGCCGGAGGTGATGGCGGCGCAACTTCGGCATCTCGCGGACACCAGCCAGTTACCTAACGTGACGATTCAGGTCCTACCCTTCAACCAGGGGCCATATGCCGGGATGGGGGTTGGTTTCACCATTATGGAATTCGCCAACCCCGGCGATCCCACCGTCGTCTACCTGGAGAATCTCTCCGGAGCGTTGCTTTTGGACAGTCCGGAGCACGTCGCCACGCATGCCACCGCATATGACCATATGCGGGCGATTGCGCTCTCCCCCGTGGACAGCGTTAAACTACTAAGCGTGAAGGCGGACGCGTTCGCTCCCAGGTGA
- a CDS encoding DUF397 domain-containing protein: MAAPNPSEATWRKSSRSNGQGQCVEFARLGDQVVGVRDSKDAQGPMLTFAPASWRTFLTSDLIQR, translated from the coding sequence ATGGCTGCGCCGAATCCGTCCGAGGCCACGTGGCGCAAGAGCAGCCGCAGCAACGGCCAGGGACAGTGCGTGGAGTTCGCCCGGCTCGGCGACCAGGTCGTCGGGGTGCGTGACTCGAAGGACGCGCAGGGGCCGATGCTGACGTTCGCCCCGGCGAGCTGGCGGACCTTCCTCACCAGCGACCTGATCCAGCGATAA
- the xylB gene encoding xylulokinase yields MPLVAGVDSSTQSCKVVIRDAETGALVREGRAAHPDGTEVHPDAWWSALTEAAEQAGGLDDVAAISVGGQQHGMVALDEQGEVVRPALLWNDTRSAGAAEDLTRELGGPQAWADAVGLVPVASFTVTKLRWLADAEPGNAARTAAVCLPHDWLTWRLAGSPGLDGLRTDRSDASGTGYWAAATGEYRTDLLRLAFHDRHQPIVPVVLGPAESAGTTAAGALLGPGAGDNAAAAFGAGARPGDVLVSIGTSGTVFSVADTPANDPSGIVAGFADVTGRFLPLVCTLNAARVLTTAAAMLGVDVDRLSELALDAPAGADGLVLVPYLEGERTPNKPHASGAVHGLTLRTGTPAHLARAAVEGMLCALADGLDALRAQGATVNRVILVGGGARSEAVRRIAPEVFGLPVVVPPPGEYVADGAARQAAWVATGTAPQWTVKDTQEYGGTPVPAIREQYAAARELTVDRH; encoded by the coding sequence ATGCCTCTCGTCGCCGGGGTCGACTCCTCGACCCAGTCATGCAAGGTCGTGATCCGGGACGCGGAGACCGGCGCGCTCGTCCGGGAGGGCCGCGCGGCCCACCCGGACGGCACCGAGGTGCACCCGGACGCGTGGTGGAGCGCGCTCACCGAGGCGGCGGAGCAGGCCGGCGGCCTGGACGACGTCGCCGCGATCTCCGTGGGCGGGCAGCAGCACGGCATGGTCGCGCTGGACGAGCAGGGCGAGGTGGTCCGCCCCGCCCTGCTGTGGAACGACACCCGGTCCGCGGGCGCGGCCGAGGACCTGACCCGGGAGCTGGGTGGCCCGCAGGCCTGGGCGGACGCGGTCGGCCTGGTGCCGGTCGCCTCGTTCACGGTCACCAAGCTGCGCTGGCTGGCCGACGCCGAGCCGGGGAACGCGGCCCGGACCGCCGCGGTCTGCCTGCCGCACGACTGGCTGACCTGGCGGCTGGCCGGCAGCCCGGGCCTGGACGGCCTGCGCACCGACCGCAGCGACGCCAGCGGCACCGGCTACTGGGCCGCCGCGACCGGGGAGTACCGCACGGACCTGTTGCGGCTCGCCTTCCACGACCGCCACCAGCCGATCGTCCCGGTCGTGCTGGGCCCGGCCGAGAGCGCGGGCACGACCGCCGCGGGCGCGCTGCTCGGTCCCGGCGCCGGGGACAACGCCGCGGCCGCGTTCGGCGCCGGCGCGCGCCCCGGTGACGTGCTGGTCTCCATCGGTACGTCCGGCACCGTCTTCTCGGTGGCGGACACGCCGGCGAACGACCCGAGCGGCATCGTCGCCGGCTTCGCGGACGTGACCGGCCGGTTCCTGCCGCTGGTCTGCACGCTCAACGCGGCGCGCGTGCTGACCACGGCCGCGGCCATGCTCGGCGTGGACGTGGACCGCCTGTCGGAGCTGGCGCTGGACGCGCCGGCCGGCGCGGACGGCCTGGTGCTGGTGCCCTACCTGGAGGGTGAGCGGACGCCGAACAAGCCGCACGCGTCCGGCGCGGTGCACGGCCTGACGCTGCGCACCGGCACGCCCGCGCACCTGGCCCGCGCCGCGGTGGAGGGCATGCTCTGCGCGCTCGCGGACGGGCTGGACGCGTTGCGCGCGCAGGGTGCCACGGTCAACCGGGTGATCCTGGTCGGCGGCGGTGCCCGGTCCGAGGCGGTCCGCCGGATCGCGCCGGAGGTCTTCGGGCTGCCGGTCGTGGTCCCGCCGCCGGGGGAGTACGTGGCGGACGGCGCCGCGCGCCAGGCCGCCTGGGTGGCCACCGGCACCGCTCCGCAGTGGACGGTCAAGGACACTCAGGAGTACGGCGGCACGCCCGTCCCCGCCATCCGGGAGCAGTACGCCGCGGCCCGCGAGCTGACCGTCGACCGCCACTGA
- the xylA gene encoding xylose isomerase, with protein sequence MAAQPTPADRFTFGLWTIGWTARDPFGDATRAPLDPVEAVHKLAELGAYGITFHDDDLIPFGAETAARDEQISRFKKALDETGLKVPMATTNLFAHPVFKDGGFTSNDRSVRRYALRKVLRNVDLAAELGANTYVLWGGREGAEYDVAKDVRAALDRYKEGLNLLTQYVTEKGYDIRFALEPKPNEPRGDILLPTVGHAIAFINELDKPELVGLNPEVGHEQMAGLNFAHGIAQALWHGKLFHIDLNGQRGVKYDQDLVFGHGDLLNAFALVDLLENGAPGGGEAYSGPRHFDYKPSRTEDYDGVWASAAANMRTYLLLKERAAAFRADPEVQEAIAASGVAELNRSTLNDGETLADLLADKGSFDEYDVDAAAQRGFGFVRLNQLAVEHVLGAR encoded by the coding sequence ATGGCCGCTCAGCCCACTCCCGCGGACAGGTTCACGTTCGGCCTCTGGACGATCGGCTGGACGGCCCGTGACCCGTTCGGCGACGCCACCCGGGCCCCGCTCGACCCCGTCGAGGCCGTCCACAAGCTCGCCGAGCTGGGGGCGTACGGCATCACGTTCCACGACGACGACCTGATCCCGTTCGGTGCCGAGACCGCCGCGCGGGACGAGCAGATCAGCCGGTTCAAGAAGGCGCTGGACGAGACCGGCCTCAAGGTCCCGATGGCCACCACCAACCTGTTCGCCCACCCGGTGTTCAAGGACGGCGGCTTCACCAGCAACGACCGCTCCGTCCGGCGTTACGCGCTGCGCAAGGTGCTCCGCAACGTCGACCTGGCCGCCGAGCTCGGCGCGAACACGTACGTGCTGTGGGGCGGCCGTGAGGGCGCGGAGTACGACGTGGCCAAGGACGTGCGCGCCGCGCTCGACCGCTACAAGGAGGGCCTGAACCTCCTCACGCAGTACGTGACCGAGAAGGGCTACGACATCCGCTTCGCGCTCGAGCCGAAGCCGAACGAGCCCCGCGGCGACATCCTGCTCCCCACGGTCGGCCACGCGATCGCGTTCATCAACGAGCTGGACAAGCCGGAGCTGGTCGGCCTCAACCCCGAGGTGGGCCACGAGCAGATGGCCGGCCTCAACTTCGCGCACGGCATCGCGCAGGCGCTGTGGCACGGCAAGCTGTTCCACATCGACCTCAACGGCCAGCGCGGCGTCAAGTACGACCAGGACCTGGTCTTCGGCCACGGCGACCTGCTCAACGCGTTCGCGCTGGTCGACCTGCTGGAGAACGGCGCGCCCGGCGGTGGCGAGGCCTACTCCGGCCCGCGTCACTTCGACTACAAGCCGAGCCGCACCGAGGACTACGACGGCGTCTGGGCCTCCGCCGCGGCGAACATGCGGACGTACCTGCTGCTCAAGGAGCGCGCCGCCGCGTTCCGGGCGGACCCGGAGGTGCAGGAGGCGATCGCGGCCAGCGGCGTCGCGGAGCTGAACCGGTCCACGCTGAACGACGGCGAGACGCTCGCCGACCTGCTCGCGGACAAGGGCAGCTTCGACGAGTACGACGTGGACGCGGCCGCCCAGCGCGGCTTCGGCTTCGTCCGCCTCAACCAGCTCGCGGTCGAGCACGTGCTGGGAGCCCGATAA
- a CDS encoding ROK family transcriptional regulator has protein sequence MISGISAAAGAPVRQASLRQHNLRLVLGQVASGAPLSRADIAAATGLTRATVSTLVDDLVSGRLLREVSPTPRGGAGRPGVGLVLNDADGPAGLGLEINVDYLAACVLDLAGAVRHREIRPGDRRGVEPSAVLAEAAALASRAALAAEDQGLTIAGTAMAVPGLVSPDGTIRLAPNLGWRDVDTSGFTPGPLTGPLTVENEANLAALGELFHGEPGLSSFLYVSGEIGIGAGIVLTGSLFRGARGWSGELGHVAVDPDGPACRCGAHGCLEQYAGQEALLPPGVSLADLVAAADRGERPALDRLTSAASALGVTIAGVINLLDVDTVVLGGVYAPLARWLSPGIEQQIASRVLTAGWSPVRVRPARLGSDAAVVGAAGAIIRAVHDEPAAWLLPASAGTP, from the coding sequence GTGATTTCCGGGATCTCCGCCGCCGCCGGCGCGCCGGTGCGGCAGGCGAGCCTCCGCCAGCACAATCTGCGTCTCGTGCTGGGACAGGTCGCCTCCGGCGCGCCGCTGTCGCGCGCCGATATCGCCGCCGCCACCGGGCTGACCCGCGCCACGGTCTCCACTCTCGTCGACGATCTGGTCTCCGGCAGGCTGTTGCGCGAGGTCTCGCCCACCCCCCGCGGCGGCGCCGGCCGGCCCGGCGTCGGCCTGGTGCTGAACGACGCGGACGGCCCCGCCGGACTCGGCCTGGAGATCAACGTCGACTACCTGGCCGCGTGCGTGCTGGACCTGGCCGGCGCGGTGCGGCACCGGGAGATCCGGCCCGGCGACCGGCGCGGCGTCGAGCCGTCCGCGGTGCTCGCGGAGGCGGCCGCGCTCGCGTCGCGCGCCGCGCTCGCCGCGGAAGATCAGGGACTGACCATCGCGGGTACGGCCATGGCCGTGCCCGGCCTGGTCTCGCCGGACGGCACGATCCGCCTCGCGCCGAACCTGGGCTGGCGGGACGTCGACACGTCCGGCTTCACCCCGGGCCCGCTCACCGGTCCGCTCACCGTGGAGAACGAGGCGAACCTGGCCGCGCTCGGCGAGCTGTTCCACGGCGAGCCCGGGCTGTCCAGCTTCCTCTACGTCTCCGGCGAGATCGGCATCGGTGCGGGGATCGTGCTCACGGGCAGCCTGTTCCGCGGCGCGCGCGGCTGGAGCGGCGAGCTCGGCCACGTCGCGGTCGACCCGGACGGGCCCGCCTGCCGGTGCGGCGCGCACGGCTGCCTGGAGCAGTACGCCGGGCAGGAGGCCCTGCTACCGCCCGGCGTCTCCCTCGCCGACCTGGTCGCCGCGGCCGACCGCGGCGAGCGGCCGGCGCTGGACCGGCTCACCTCCGCCGCCTCCGCGCTCGGCGTCACCATCGCCGGCGTGATCAACCTGCTGGACGTGGACACCGTGGTGCTCGGCGGCGTCTACGCACCGCTGGCCCGCTGGCTGTCCCCCGGCATCGAGCAGCAGATCGCCTCCCGCGTGCTCACCGCCGGCTGGTCTCCGGTCCGCGTCCGGCCCGCGCGGCTGGGCAGCGACGCCGCCGTCGTGGGCGCCGCCGGCGCGATCATCCGCGCGGTGCACGACGAGCCCGCGGCCTGGCTGCTTCCGGCTTCGGCCGGTACGCCATAG
- a CDS encoding MarR family winged helix-turn-helix transcriptional regulator → MAVQHGPNRPDSTVATAVSPTGAVSADAAAIDEAAEALLGVWDTAREKATNRLSGSQLRALLVVEQDEGINLGRLAGNLGMILSSASRLCDRLVAAGMLEREPGRADRREIALTLTPAGRALLDEVRAERRDQLSVVLSRMSPAARAALLAGLQAFTTATRPAEESTPARTA, encoded by the coding sequence ATGGCCGTACAGCATGGGCCAAACCGGCCGGATTCCACCGTCGCGACCGCCGTCTCCCCGACCGGCGCCGTCTCCGCCGACGCCGCCGCGATCGACGAGGCGGCCGAGGCGCTGCTGGGCGTGTGGGACACCGCGCGGGAGAAGGCCACCAACCGCCTCTCGGGCTCGCAGCTGCGAGCCTTGCTGGTCGTGGAGCAGGACGAGGGCATCAACCTGGGCCGCCTCGCCGGAAACCTCGGCATGATCCTCTCCTCCGCCAGCCGCCTCTGCGACCGCCTGGTCGCCGCCGGCATGCTGGAACGCGAGCCGGGCCGGGCGGACCGCCGGGAGATCGCGCTCACGCTCACCCCGGCGGGGCGCGCACTGCTCGACGAGGTCCGGGCGGAACGCCGCGACCAGCTGTCGGTCGTCCTGTCACGGATGTCGCCGGCGGCACGGGCGGCGCTGCTGGCCGGGCTGCAGGCCTTCACCACCGC